The following proteins are encoded in a genomic region of Enterocloster clostridioformis:
- a CDS encoding CpaF family protein: protein MEERESTRRRNREGVRWVIRERVMEELQESHHMDDGELMEMIDRAIGDMGQEMFLPLKERLWLRGSLFDSFRRLDILQELIDDSSVSEIMVNGAGKIFMEKNGRMELWDRKFEKPEQLEDIIQQIVSRVNRVVNVSSPMVDARLEDGSRVHVVLPPVALDGPVVTIRKFPDPITMEKLIRFGAISAEAAGFLEQLVEEGCNMFISGGTNSGKTTFLNALSSFIPSGERVITIEDSAELQITQVPNLVRLETRNANTEGEGEITMSQLIKAALRMNPNRIVVGEVRGKEALDMLQAMNTGHPGSLSTGHGNSPRDMISRLETMVLMAADLPLAAIRNQIVSALDIMVHLGRLKDGKRRVLSIMRIGGLQNGEVELEPLFEYDGREDRLRQKRAGTQAGPG from the coding sequence ATGGAGGAGAGGGAGAGTACAAGGAGGAGGAACCGAGAAGGTGTCCGGTGGGTCATAAGGGAACGCGTCATGGAAGAACTGCAGGAAAGCCACCATATGGACGACGGGGAACTGATGGAGATGATTGACAGGGCCATAGGAGACATGGGACAGGAAATGTTCCTGCCGTTAAAAGAACGGCTCTGGCTGCGGGGCAGCCTCTTTGACAGCTTCCGCCGTCTGGATATCCTGCAGGAGCTTATTGATGACAGCTCCGTATCGGAAATCATGGTTAATGGAGCAGGAAAGATATTTATGGAGAAAAACGGAAGGATGGAATTGTGGGACAGGAAATTTGAGAAGCCGGAACAGCTGGAGGATATCATACAACAGATTGTAAGCAGGGTCAACCGTGTGGTGAATGTATCCTCTCCCATGGTGGATGCCAGGCTGGAGGACGGCTCCAGAGTCCATGTGGTGCTTCCGCCTGTGGCCCTGGATGGTCCGGTTGTAACTATAAGGAAATTCCCGGACCCGATTACCATGGAAAAGCTGATTCGTTTCGGAGCCATAAGCGCGGAGGCCGCGGGCTTTCTGGAGCAGCTGGTGGAGGAGGGATGCAACATGTTCATCAGCGGAGGGACAAACTCCGGGAAAACCACATTCCTAAACGCATTGTCATCCTTCATACCCTCCGGTGAGCGGGTAATTACCATTGAAGATTCTGCTGAACTGCAGATAACGCAGGTTCCCAATCTTGTGCGCCTGGAGACAAGAAACGCCAATACGGAGGGGGAAGGGGAAATTACCATGAGCCAGCTAATCAAGGCGGCCCTGCGCATGAACCCCAACCGCATCGTAGTGGGCGAGGTGAGGGGAAAAGAGGCCCTGGATATGCTCCAGGCCATGAACACAGGCCATCCCGGCAGTCTTTCCACGGGTCATGGAAACAGCCCGCGGGACATGATAAGCAGGCTGGAGACCATGGTGCTGATGGCGGCAGACCTTCCGCTGGCGGCAATCAGGAACCAGATTGTGTCGGCTCTGGACATCATGGTCCATCTGGGACGGCTGAAGGATGGAAAGAGAAGAGTTTTATCCATTATGAGAATAGGAGGTTTGCAGAATGGAGAGGTGGAACTGGAGCCATTGTTTGAATATGACGGGAGGGAGGACCGGCTTCGTCAGAAAAGGGCCGGGACACAGGCGGGACCTGGTTAG
- a CDS encoding type II secretion system F family protein, which produces MTGGRTGFVRKGPGHRRDLVRQEIARSKPEKRAPRARPPDRVDYSTYRLTAREWLLYGACGIGACGLASYVFYRSAVVFLILIPFGACYPLYRREDLKKERARRLELQFKEGIQVLSSFLSAGYSLENGLALSIKELEVLFGKKEMITEEFRILCDGIRMNRPAEDLFMDFGRRSGLEDVDNFAQVLSAAKRSGGELVEIIRQTAGIIRDKVQVKEEIHTMLASRIFEQKIMNLIPFLIVLYIDLTSPGFFSVMYGTWMGRGVMTMCLAAYAGALVMAGKILDIEV; this is translated from the coding sequence ATGACGGGAGGGAGGACCGGCTTCGTCAGAAAAGGGCCGGGACACAGGCGGGACCTGGTTAGGCAGGAGATTGCCAGGAGCAAACCGGAAAAGAGGGCTCCCAGGGCCCGGCCTCCCGACAGGGTGGATTACAGCACCTACCGGCTTACAGCCAGGGAGTGGCTGTTATACGGCGCCTGCGGGATAGGGGCCTGCGGGCTGGCCTCCTATGTATTTTACCGCAGTGCGGTGGTGTTCCTGATTCTGATACCCTTTGGAGCCTGTTATCCTTTATATCGGAGGGAGGATTTAAAGAAGGAGAGGGCCAGGCGGCTGGAATTACAGTTTAAGGAGGGAATCCAGGTGCTGTCCTCCTTTCTCAGCGCGGGGTATTCCTTGGAAAATGGACTTGCCCTCAGCATAAAGGAGCTGGAAGTATTGTTTGGAAAGAAGGAGATGATTACAGAGGAGTTCCGGATCCTGTGCGATGGAATCCGGATGAACCGTCCGGCAGAAGATCTGTTCATGGATTTTGGCCGGCGCAGCGGACTGGAGGATGTGGATAATTTTGCCCAGGTACTGTCCGCGGCTAAACGAAGCGGAGGTGAGCTGGTGGAAATCATCCGCCAGACGGCTGGAATTATCCGTGATAAGGTGCAGGTTAAGGAGGAGATACACACCATGCTTGCTTCCAGGATATTTGAACAGAAAATCATGAATCTGATACCGTTTTTGATTGTACTCTATATTGATCTTACATCCCCTGGATTTTTCAGCGTGATGTACGGCACCTGGATGGGCCG